Proteins encoded by one window of Roseibium sp. Sym1:
- a CDS encoding fasciclin domain-containing protein, translating into MTKTLALTALVAASLAAGPALANPQVGGAPMYETRTIVENAVNSKDHTTLVAAVKAAGLVDTLQTPGPFTVFAPTNDAFAKLPDGTVDALLKPENKDQLTKVLTAHVVSGDISGADLMAWAKSRGGRYNMQTVSGDALTAVVKGSSLYIFDEAGGAAKVTISDVNQSNGVIHVVNDVLLPK; encoded by the coding sequence ATGACCAAAACACTTGCCCTGACTGCCCTTGTTGCCGCCAGCCTTGCCGCCGGCCCCGCCCTTGCCAATCCGCAAGTCGGCGGCGCACCGATGTACGAGACCAGGACCATTGTCGAGAATGCCGTCAATTCGAAGGACCACACCACCCTGGTCGCGGCGGTGAAGGCGGCCGGGCTTGTCGACACGCTGCAGACCCCGGGCCCGTTCACGGTGTTCGCGCCGACCAACGACGCCTTCGCCAAACTGCCCGACGGCACCGTCGACGCCCTGCTGAAGCCGGAAAACAAGGATCAGCTCACCAAGGTGCTGACCGCCCATGTTGTGTCCGGCGACATTTCGGGTGCGGACCTGATGGCCTGGGCCAAGTCCCGGGGCGGCCGCTACAACATGCAGACGGTCTCCGGCGATGCCCTGACCGCCGTCGTCAAGGGCTCCAGCCTTTACATATTCGATGAGGCCGGCGGCGCCGCGAAGGTGACGATCTCGGACGTCAACCAGTCGAACGGCGTCATTCACGTGGTCAACGACGTGCTCCTGCCGAAGTGA
- the ettA gene encoding energy-dependent translational throttle protein EttA: MARQFIYHMHGLSKAYNDKKVLDNINLSFYPDAKIGILGPNGAGKSTLLKIMAGLDKEYTGEAWAAEGAKVGYLPQEPQLDSSKTVMENVMEGVAHKQAKLDRYNELMMNYSDETAEEGAQLQDEIDAQDLWNLESQVEMAMEALRCPPSDAAVDNLSGGERRRVALCKLLLSEPDLLLLDEPTNHLDAETVHWLERHLREFKGSVLIITHDRYFLDNVTGWILELDRGQGIPYEGNYSVYLEKKTKRMEQEGRENMARSKAIAREREWMGMSPKGRQTKSKARIRAYQDLVSAQEERQPTIEQILIPVGERLGANVIDLEGVSKGFEDRLLIDNLSFKLPRGGIVGVIGPNGAGKSTLFKMLTGQEKPDSGTITIGDSVHLGYVDQSRDALDPNKTVWEEISGGAEVIYLDDKEINSRAYCSSFNFKGPAQQAKVGDLSGGQRNRVHLAKVLKKGANVLLLDEPTNDLDTETLAALEDALENYAGCAVVISHDRMFLDRLATHMLAFEGDSHVEWFEGNFEDYEKDKVRRLGAHAADPRRIKYKPLTR, encoded by the coding sequence ATGGCGCGCCAGTTCATCTATCACATGCATGGCCTCTCCAAGGCCTATAACGACAAGAAAGTCCTCGACAACATCAACCTCAGTTTCTACCCGGACGCCAAGATCGGCATCCTGGGTCCGAACGGGGCCGGTAAGTCGACGCTTCTGAAGATCATGGCCGGCCTCGACAAGGAGTATACCGGCGAGGCCTGGGCCGCCGAGGGCGCCAAGGTCGGCTACCTGCCGCAGGAGCCGCAGCTCGACAGCTCCAAGACCGTGATGGAAAACGTCATGGAAGGCGTTGCCCACAAGCAGGCCAAGCTCGACCGCTACAACGAGCTGATGATGAACTACTCGGACGAGACCGCCGAGGAAGGCGCCCAGCTCCAGGACGAGATCGACGCACAGGACCTGTGGAACCTGGAAAGCCAGGTGGAAATGGCGATGGAGGCCCTGCGCTGCCCGCCCTCCGACGCCGCCGTCGACAACCTGTCCGGCGGTGAGCGCCGCCGCGTTGCGCTCTGCAAGCTGTTGCTCTCCGAGCCGGACCTCTTGCTGCTCGACGAACCGACCAACCACCTGGACGCCGAAACCGTCCACTGGCTGGAGCGGCACCTGCGCGAGTTCAAGGGCTCCGTCCTGATCATCACCCACGACCGCTACTTCCTGGACAACGTCACCGGCTGGATCCTGGAGCTCGACCGCGGTCAGGGCATCCCCTACGAGGGCAACTACTCGGTCTATCTGGAGAAGAAGACCAAGCGCATGGAGCAGGAAGGCCGCGAGAACATGGCCCGCTCCAAGGCGATTGCCCGCGAGCGCGAGTGGATGGGCATGAGCCCGAAAGGCCGCCAGACCAAGTCCAAGGCCCGTATCCGCGCCTACCAGGACCTGGTTTCCGCTCAGGAAGAGCGGCAGCCGACCATCGAGCAGATCCTCATCCCGGTGGGAGAGCGTCTCGGCGCCAACGTCATCGATCTCGAAGGCGTTTCCAAGGGCTTCGAGGATCGCCTGCTGATCGACAATCTGTCCTTCAAGCTGCCACGCGGCGGCATTGTCGGTGTCATCGGCCCGAACGGCGCCGGTAAATCCACCCTCTTCAAGATGCTCACCGGCCAGGAAAAGCCGGACAGCGGCACCATCACCATCGGTGACAGCGTGCATCTTGGCTATGTCGACCAGTCCCGCGACGCGCTTGATCCGAACAAGACGGTCTGGGAAGAGATTTCCGGCGGCGCCGAGGTGATCTATCTCGACGACAAGGAAATCAACTCGCGCGCCTATTGCTCGTCCTTCAACTTCAAGGGCCCGGCCCAGCAGGCCAAGGTCGGCGACCTGTCCGGCGGTCAGCGCAACCGCGTGCACCTCGCCAAGGTCCTGAAAAAGGGCGCCAACGTACTGCTGCTCGATGAGCCGACCAACGACCTCGACACCGAGACGCTCGCGGCCCTGGAAGATGCGCTGGAAAACTACGCCGGCTGCGCCGTGGTGATCTCGCACGATCGTATGTTCCTCGACCGCCTGGCCACGCACATGCTCGCCTTCGAGGGCGACAGCCACGTGGAATGGTTCGAAGGCAACTTCGAGGACTATGAAAAGGACAAGGTCCGCCGCCTAGGTGCCCACGCAGCCGACCCGCGCCGGATCAAGTACAAGCCGCTGACCCGCTGA
- a CDS encoding EthD family reductase — MAITLQVLYPITPDTTFDHDYYKSTHMPLVSEHMGPFLLMVQASRGLAGGPDAPPDYYAIATMVFESQEKLSLALEAAGPVLADIPNYTNTRPQMLVGEVIS; from the coding sequence ATGGCGATTACCCTGCAGGTGCTGTATCCGATCACACCCGACACGACCTTTGATCACGACTACTACAAATCCACCCACATGCCGCTGGTCAGCGAGCACATGGGACCGTTCCTGCTGATGGTGCAGGCCTCCAGGGGATTGGCGGGTGGCCCGGACGCGCCGCCCGACTATTACGCGATCGCCACGATGGTCTTCGAAAGCCAGGAGAAACTGTCCCTCGCCCTGGAAGCCGCCGGACCGGTGCTGGCCGACATCCCGAACTACACAAACACCAGGCCGCAGATGCTGGTCGGCGAAGTCATCAGCTGA
- a CDS encoding 2-hydroxyacid dehydrogenase produces the protein MTIDILMPRPMLPIVQEQLDANFTVHRLYEADDPETLLAEVGEKIRGVAMAFGPVDKAFLSKIPNAEIVASFGVGYDHINTDDCLAAKVTVTHTPDVLTEEVADTALGLMLMTVREFGQAEQWLRQGNWEAKGPYPLTQATLQGRTLGIFGLGRIGKAIAKRAEAFGMEIHYHGRRKQDGVAYPYHATLKDLAAACDTLMVVAPGGAETQHAVNAEVLEALGPNGIVINIGRGTVIDEAALIAALENGTIFGAGLDVFEQEPKVPEKLLALPRVTVLPHVGSASQATRNAMGQLVVDNLKSWFDTGKAVSPVPEMG, from the coding sequence ATGACCATCGACATCCTGATGCCCCGCCCGATGCTGCCGATTGTTCAGGAGCAGCTCGATGCCAATTTCACCGTGCACCGGCTCTACGAGGCGGACGATCCCGAGACACTGCTGGCGGAGGTCGGTGAGAAGATCCGTGGTGTTGCCATGGCGTTCGGGCCGGTCGACAAGGCGTTTCTCTCGAAGATCCCCAATGCGGAGATCGTCGCCAGTTTCGGGGTCGGTTACGACCACATCAACACCGATGATTGCCTCGCGGCGAAGGTGACGGTCACGCACACGCCGGACGTGCTGACGGAGGAAGTTGCCGACACGGCTCTCGGGCTGATGCTGATGACGGTGCGCGAATTCGGCCAGGCGGAACAATGGCTGCGCCAGGGCAACTGGGAAGCCAAGGGCCCCTACCCGCTGACACAGGCAACGCTGCAGGGCCGCACGCTCGGCATTTTCGGGCTCGGGCGGATCGGCAAGGCCATCGCGAAGCGCGCCGAGGCCTTCGGCATGGAGATCCACTATCACGGCCGCCGCAAGCAGGATGGCGTAGCCTATCCCTATCACGCCACGCTGAAGGACCTCGCCGCCGCCTGCGACACGCTGATGGTGGTCGCCCCGGGCGGCGCCGAAACACAGCATGCGGTCAACGCGGAGGTTCTCGAGGCGCTCGGGCCGAACGGCATCGTCATCAACATCGGACGGGGCACGGTCATTGACGAGGCCGCGCTGATTGCCGCGCTGGAAAACGGCACGATCTTTGGCGCCGGTCTGGACGTGTTCGAACAGGAGCCGAAGGTTCCGGAAAAGCTGCTCGCGCTGCCCCGGGTCACCGTCCTGCCCCATGTCGGCTCGGCTTCGCAGGCCACCCGCAATGCCATGGGCCAGCTGGTGGTCGACAACCTAAAGAGCTGGTTCGACACCGGCAAGGCCGTCTCGCCGGTGCCGGAAATGGGTTGA
- a CDS encoding sensor histidine kinase, with translation MIPSEWKLSAPAKKTFNIASQFGRVRPSAQLALVTVVFFALAVAGIILTRETGRVAWIWLPNAALLAIVLTAPPSRIIQLMIAAYAGNLAANLFVGDTLSNALVLSALNTLEVSICVLVLKRLCPRIDLSRPIDLLIFALVTGGLATATVGSIASLYLQQTVGTEFWPVFINWYGADALGMLIVAPFLLVGIPLDQKKAERDSLLSLQSLGSLLLCVGITSAVFVQSSYPFLFVVMLPLALTAFTTGVSATALATLSIAALSIGFTIHGTGPFALMQADLSVKVITLQIFLVSCVLFGLCTAAVVTQQRRLQAELIRLTEVAQQANAAKSEFLSTVNHELRTPLTSIRGAIGLLAGGAGGSLPEKAQNLLKISKLNCERLLILVNDILEIEKIESGKYTADTKKTKIRKSLEDAVLLSSIYMPDKEISLSLIDRTPNCEVKIDEDRFKQAILNLISNAIKFSPAQSAVELCTMPGSDNTIRISVKDQGPGIPDDFADKVFQKFEQAEKGSTRKVTGTGLGLSITKALIELMDGTIGFRRNKKVGTEFFIDLPTAMPPEHADLDKRLVFLAIGQDNVSESMALATDKGWVVDLTTSLSGLEILLKEQSYDAVIVSQRFVVDPTLSDIFDRHGATAQSEPLVVADTQLESFLAKNGAQIEQGPIRMPVSN, from the coding sequence ATGATACCATCCGAATGGAAGTTGAGTGCACCCGCTAAAAAAACGTTCAACATCGCCTCTCAATTCGGTCGCGTTCGGCCTTCGGCTCAACTGGCCTTGGTGACCGTCGTCTTTTTTGCGCTCGCCGTTGCTGGAATCATTCTCACGAGAGAAACGGGACGTGTCGCCTGGATCTGGCTCCCGAATGCGGCTCTTTTGGCCATCGTTCTGACTGCACCACCGTCGCGGATTATTCAGTTGATGATCGCGGCCTATGCCGGGAACCTGGCGGCAAACCTTTTCGTCGGCGACACACTGTCCAATGCTCTTGTCCTGTCTGCTCTGAACACGCTCGAGGTCTCGATTTGCGTTCTGGTTTTGAAGCGCCTTTGCCCGAGGATCGATCTGAGCAGACCCATCGATCTGTTGATCTTCGCGCTGGTGACCGGAGGCCTGGCAACAGCGACTGTGGGCTCCATTGCATCGCTCTATCTTCAACAAACGGTCGGAACGGAATTCTGGCCCGTGTTTATCAACTGGTACGGGGCGGATGCGCTCGGGATGCTGATCGTGGCCCCTTTTCTTCTGGTTGGAATTCCTCTCGACCAGAAGAAGGCCGAACGGGATAGCCTGCTATCGCTGCAGTCGCTTGGAAGCCTTTTGCTCTGCGTCGGGATCACAAGCGCCGTGTTCGTGCAGTCTTCCTACCCGTTTCTCTTTGTCGTGATGTTGCCTCTCGCGCTCACTGCCTTCACCACGGGCGTATCGGCGACCGCACTTGCAACCTTGTCCATCGCCGCCCTGTCAATCGGCTTCACGATCCACGGAACCGGCCCCTTCGCTCTCATGCAGGCCGATTTGAGTGTCAAAGTCATAACGTTGCAGATCTTCCTTGTGTCCTGCGTTCTGTTCGGATTGTGCACAGCCGCCGTTGTCACCCAGCAACGCCGTCTCCAGGCGGAATTGATCCGGCTCACGGAAGTCGCTCAACAGGCGAACGCTGCCAAGAGCGAATTCCTGTCGACTGTGAACCATGAACTGCGGACACCCCTGACGTCCATTCGTGGCGCCATCGGACTTCTGGCCGGAGGTGCCGGAGGCTCGCTTCCGGAAAAAGCCCAAAACCTGCTGAAAATATCGAAGCTAAACTGCGAACGCCTGCTTATTCTCGTAAATGACATTCTTGAGATCGAGAAGATCGAGTCTGGAAAATACACCGCCGACACCAAGAAAACAAAAATCCGGAAATCTCTCGAAGACGCTGTTCTCTTGAGTTCGATTTACATGCCGGACAAGGAAATATCGCTTTCCCTCATCGACAGAACACCGAATTGCGAAGTCAAAATTGACGAAGATCGCTTCAAGCAGGCCATTTTGAACCTGATTTCGAACGCGATAAAATTTTCACCGGCCCAGTCCGCAGTCGAACTGTGCACCATGCCGGGATCCGACAACACCATCAGAATTAGCGTCAAAGACCAGGGCCCAGGCATTCCGGACGATTTTGCTGACAAGGTCTTCCAGAAATTCGAGCAGGCTGAGAAGGGGAGTACGCGGAAGGTAACCGGAACGGGGCTCGGTCTGAGCATCACCAAAGCTCTCATCGAACTCATGGATGGAACAATCGGGTTCCGCAGAAACAAGAAGGTGGGCACCGAGTTTTTCATCGATCTGCCGACGGCAATGCCTCCGGAGCACGCTGATCTCGACAAGAGGCTCGTATTCCTGGCGATCGGTCAGGACAATGTATCTGAAAGCATGGCCCTTGCCACCGACAAAGGCTGGGTTGTGGACCTGACCACCAGTCTTTCCGGCCTCGAGATCCTGCTCAAGGAACAGAGCTATGACGCCGTCATCGTCTCCCAGCGGTTTGTCGTGGACCCGACTTTGAGTGACATTTTCGATCGGCATGGAGCCACAGCGCAAAGCGAACCCTTGGTCGTTGCCGATACCCAGCTTGAAAGCTTCCTTGCGAAGAATGGCGCGCAGATTGAGCAAGGCCCTATTCGAATGCCCGTCTCGAATTGA
- a CDS encoding metalloregulator ArsR/SmtB family transcription factor: protein MTDRTGVVTAAETGGIQKIFEALASAPRRKILAYLSHSSLTAGEIAERFDMSKPSISQHLGVLEGAGLVRKEKRGQFVHYSIIKESLTNTLNSYVQEVCPVSRPLKKESAKLKGKSDTGGD from the coding sequence ATGACAGATCGAACCGGCGTAGTCACCGCTGCGGAGACCGGCGGCATACAGAAAATCTTTGAAGCGCTTGCCTCCGCACCACGGCGAAAGATCCTCGCTTATCTTTCACACAGCTCGTTGACGGCCGGAGAGATTGCCGAGCGTTTCGACATGTCCAAGCCATCAATCTCACAGCATCTTGGCGTGCTGGAAGGCGCCGGACTCGTGCGCAAGGAAAAGCGTGGCCAGTTTGTTCACTATTCCATCATCAAGGAAAGCTTGACCAACACCCTGAACAGCTATGTCCAAGAAGTCTGTCCGGTCTCCCGACCGCTGAAAAAGGAAAGCGCAAAGCTGAAGGGCAAGAGCGACACAGGAGGCGATTGA
- a CDS encoding DUF2834 domain-containing protein, with protein sequence MRTAYLVAALAGTLVPWTFFAGFIAANGTNIPLFVSLLFASGPSAGFTADLLISCAVFWIWSWHDARDHRVSGWWLTIPAIWFVGLSLGLPLYLWLREKAREQ encoded by the coding sequence ATGAGAACCGCCTATCTCGTTGCCGCGCTGGCCGGCACACTTGTCCCCTGGACCTTCTTCGCCGGCTTCATTGCCGCAAACGGCACCAACATCCCGCTGTTCGTCTCGCTGCTGTTCGCCAGCGGTCCGAGCGCTGGTTTCACGGCGGATCTGCTGATCTCCTGTGCCGTCTTCTGGATCTGGTCCTGGCACGATGCGCGGGACCACCGCGTCTCCGGCTGGTGGTTGACCATCCCCGCGATCTGGTTCGTCGGCCTGTCGCTCGGACTGCCGCTCTATCTGTGGCTCCGGGAAAAGGCGCGGGAGCAATAG
- a CDS encoding fatty acid desaturase encodes MSFVTEAKAQPVSTERVFSENGANPVEGEVVFKPVKAAWIAGMTAVALVAGPLSVTPGSIAVFIVLTAITICGGHSVGMHRLLIHRSFRTIPVIEKVLVYLGVLVGMAGPFGMIRLHDFRDWGQRQSDCHDFFSHRSGFWKDAYWQLSCGINLKNEPVFVIEDEVVRDGFYRMIEKTWMAQQLVVAVPLFLMGGLPFVVWGVCCRVSVSLIGHWLVGYYAHQPRDHLLYIKGACVQGYNLPRLGLVTFGEAFHENHHAFPKSANLGFLPGQTDPGWWLVAGLGRLGLVWEVETPETLKTRPGLSVNGETSLPDGAQGWLRTLASK; translated from the coding sequence ATGTCCTTTGTCACCGAAGCAAAAGCGCAGCCCGTATCAACCGAACGGGTCTTCTCCGAAAACGGCGCCAATCCTGTGGAAGGAGAAGTGGTCTTCAAACCGGTGAAGGCAGCCTGGATCGCCGGGATGACAGCGGTTGCGCTCGTCGCCGGACCCTTGAGCGTCACGCCCGGGTCGATCGCTGTTTTCATCGTGCTGACCGCGATCACCATTTGCGGCGGTCATTCCGTCGGTATGCATCGCCTGCTGATACACCGGTCCTTCAGAACCATTCCGGTAATCGAAAAAGTTCTGGTGTATCTTGGCGTGTTGGTTGGCATGGCTGGCCCATTCGGGATGATCCGCCTGCACGACTTTCGAGACTGGGGACAACGCCAGTCCGACTGCCACGATTTTTTCTCCCACCGTTCCGGTTTCTGGAAGGATGCCTATTGGCAGCTCAGCTGTGGAATCAACCTGAAAAATGAGCCGGTCTTTGTGATCGAGGACGAGGTGGTGCGGGACGGGTTCTACCGAATGATTGAGAAAACCTGGATGGCCCAGCAGCTCGTTGTTGCCGTGCCGCTTTTTCTTATGGGTGGTCTTCCTTTCGTCGTTTGGGGCGTCTGCTGCCGGGTGTCCGTGTCGCTGATTGGACACTGGCTGGTTGGCTATTATGCCCATCAGCCGAGGGATCATCTGCTGTATATAAAAGGCGCTTGTGTTCAGGGATACAATCTGCCGCGGCTCGGTCTTGTAACTTTCGGCGAGGCATTTCATGAGAATCATCATGCCTTCCCAAAGTCGGCAAACCTCGGCTTTCTGCCTGGGCAGACTGATCCGGGTTGGTGGCTTGTTGCTGGACTGGGACGACTGGGGCTGGTCTGGGAGGTCGAGACGCCGGAGACTTTGAAAACCCGTCCGGGATTATCGGTGAACGGAGAAACTTCTTTGCCTGACGGCGCGCAAGGATGGTTACGGACATTGGCAAGCAAGTAG